The following proteins come from a genomic window of Microbacterium sp. JZ31:
- a CDS encoding heavy metal translocating P-type ATPase — MSHTVQDERRDVVLDIQGMTCASCVARVEKRLQLVPGVDAAVNLATESAKVQVPATVADDALVEAVKSAGYDATVRRVARPHAPDRGAHAHHASHASHAEHEEGQDHSGHVHDVEDAPGETPLRTRLIVAVVLSVPILLVSMIMPLQFPGWQWAVLALSLPVVLWAGWPFHRATLRNARHGAATMDTLITLGTLAALLWSAWVTIVGGMHVYFEVAAVVTTFLLLGRFIEQRSKRRAGAALRALIDLGAREVVLADDAGRDADTVPIDGLQPGDRFVVRPGGTIATDGVVEDGEAAIDASMLTGESVPVPVRSGSAVTGGTIATDGRLVVRATAVGSDTRLARIAALVEDAQAGKSRIQRLADRISGVFVPVVIGLAILTLVGWLLAGQSLEAGFIAAVAVLIIACPCALGLATPVAILVGTGRGAQRGILITGPEAIESAGRIDTIVLDKTGTVTSGRMTVHDIVLGRGAHRDEVLGMAGALESGSEHPIARAIVAAAQRQELPAVGGFRNHAGHGVTGSVAGREAFAGSLAFAIDRGARVPDELADVARVAASTVVIVGWASAAGMSATARAAILVGDTLRDDSRDAVAGLERLGLDVVLLTGDGEGVARAVADEVGIRAVVAGVSPEGKVAEIRRLQEAGHRVAMVGDGVNDAAALATADLGIAMGGGTDAAMHASDITLVRDSLTAAADAVRLSRRVLGVIRGNLFWAFGYNVAAIPLAALGLLTPMIAGAAMAFSSVFVVLNSLRLRSFR, encoded by the coding sequence ATGAGTCATACGGTGCAGGACGAGCGGCGCGACGTGGTGCTCGACATCCAGGGCATGACGTGTGCGAGCTGCGTCGCGCGCGTCGAGAAGCGCCTGCAGCTGGTGCCCGGCGTGGACGCCGCGGTGAACCTCGCGACGGAATCGGCCAAGGTCCAGGTTCCGGCGACGGTCGCCGACGACGCCCTCGTCGAGGCCGTGAAGTCGGCGGGCTACGACGCCACCGTGCGTCGGGTGGCGCGGCCGCACGCGCCGGACCGCGGCGCCCATGCCCACCACGCGAGCCACGCGAGCCACGCGGAGCACGAAGAGGGTCAGGATCACTCGGGTCACGTGCATGACGTCGAGGACGCGCCCGGCGAGACGCCGCTGCGGACCCGGTTGATCGTCGCGGTCGTGCTGAGCGTGCCGATCCTGCTGGTCTCCATGATCATGCCCCTGCAGTTCCCGGGATGGCAGTGGGCGGTGCTGGCTCTCAGCCTCCCGGTCGTGCTGTGGGCCGGATGGCCCTTCCACCGCGCGACGCTGCGCAACGCGCGCCACGGTGCGGCGACCATGGACACGCTCATCACGCTCGGCACGCTGGCCGCGCTGCTGTGGAGCGCGTGGGTGACGATCGTCGGCGGCATGCACGTGTACTTCGAGGTCGCGGCCGTCGTCACGACCTTCCTGCTGCTGGGCCGCTTCATCGAGCAGCGTTCTAAGCGCCGGGCGGGCGCCGCGCTGCGCGCCCTGATCGACCTCGGCGCCCGCGAGGTCGTGCTCGCCGACGACGCCGGGCGGGACGCCGACACCGTGCCGATCGACGGTCTGCAGCCGGGGGACCGCTTCGTGGTGCGTCCCGGCGGCACCATCGCGACCGACGGCGTCGTGGAGGACGGCGAGGCCGCGATCGACGCCAGCATGCTCACCGGAGAGTCCGTCCCCGTGCCCGTCCGCTCCGGTTCCGCGGTCACCGGCGGCACGATCGCGACGGACGGGCGCCTCGTGGTGCGCGCCACGGCCGTCGGATCCGACACGCGCCTGGCGCGGATCGCGGCGCTCGTCGAGGACGCGCAGGCCGGGAAGTCGCGCATCCAGCGGCTTGCCGACCGGATCTCCGGCGTCTTCGTCCCCGTCGTCATCGGTCTCGCGATCCTCACCCTCGTCGGCTGGCTGCTCGCCGGGCAGAGCCTCGAGGCGGGCTTCATCGCGGCCGTCGCGGTGCTGATCATCGCGTGCCCGTGCGCACTCGGACTCGCGACGCCCGTCGCGATCCTGGTCGGCACGGGGCGCGGCGCGCAGCGCGGCATCCTGATCACCGGTCCCGAGGCCATCGAGAGCGCGGGCCGGATCGACACGATCGTGCTCGACAAGACCGGCACGGTCACGAGCGGCCGCATGACCGTGCACGACATCGTGCTCGGCCGCGGTGCCCACCGCGACGAGGTGCTGGGGATGGCCGGGGCCCTCGAATCGGGCTCGGAGCACCCGATCGCCCGCGCGATCGTCGCGGCGGCGCAGCGGCAGGAGCTGCCGGCGGTCGGCGGCTTCCGCAATCACGCGGGCCACGGCGTGACCGGCTCGGTCGCGGGGCGCGAGGCGTTCGCGGGCAGCCTCGCGTTCGCGATCGACCGCGGCGCACGCGTGCCCGATGAACTCGCCGACGTCGCGCGCGTCGCCGCCTCCACCGTCGTGATCGTCGGATGGGCTTCGGCGGCCGGCATGAGCGCCACGGCGCGCGCCGCCATCCTCGTCGGCGACACCTTGCGCGATGACAGCAGGGACGCGGTCGCGGGCCTGGAGCGCCTCGGACTCGACGTCGTGCTGCTCACGGGGGACGGCGAGGGGGTCGCCCGCGCTGTGGCCGACGAGGTCGGCATCCGCGCGGTCGTCGCAGGGGTGTCTCCCGAGGGCAAGGTCGCGGAGATCCGCCGCCTGCAGGAGGCCGGTCACCGGGTCGCGATGGTGGGCGACGGCGTGAACGACGCCGCCGCACTCGCGACCGCCGATCTCGGCATCGCGATGGGCGGCGGCACGGACGCGGCCATGCACGCGAGCGACATCACGCTCGTGCGCGACTCGCTGACCGCGGCGGCCGACGCCGTGCGTCTGTCGCGTCGCGTGCTGGGTGTCATCCGCGGCAACCTGTTCTGGGCCTTCGGCTACAACGTGGCGGCGATCCCGCTCGCGGCGCTCGGATTGCTGACGCCCATGATCGCGGGCGCCGCGATGGCGTTCTCCAGCGTGTTCGTCGTGCTGAACAGCCTGCGGCTGCGCTCGTTCCGGTGA